DNA sequence from the Methylacidiphilum kamchatkense Kam1 genome:
TCTCATCGATCCGTTCTCTAATTAAATTTCTTTCTTTGTTTCCTAAATTTGATTATCATAATTTTTTTTAATAACTATTCCGTCTAGTTGTTTCCTGTAACATAACATCATAAATGCATTTACTAATGTAATTATCCGATTTTCCCCTATCAATCAATATTCAAAAATAAAAATTATTAAAATAATTTTTTTACAATATTCATTAAAATATTTTATGGGCTATCCAGACTTCCATAACTTAAGGGATAAGTGATTATTCCCCAAGGCATTTTTATTCCTTCAATCTTGGCTAGTTCTTTGTAATTGTTCGCATCGAAAACATGGATGGCATCAGAGCGGCCACTGGCAACTAAGATTTTTCTTCCATCCGGACTAAAAGTAAAATGCCAGCTTCGCATACCTACAGGCGCTTCCGCTAAAAGCTTCAGATTTTGGGAATCGAACACTTGTAGTTTTCTATCCCGGAAAGCAAGTACCAAAACCCTTTTTCCTGATGGATCGAAGGCTACTCCATAAGGACCAGAAGCGGTGGTCGTCGCTTTAAGAAGAGAAAAATTATGGTCGAATAAAGCTAAGGTATTGCTGTTTTCAAAAGTCACCGCATAGATTTCCTCTTGAGGTGCCCTCTTTAAACCTCGAGGTCTTGTACCAATTTTCTGAAGATCTATCCGGCGGATTTCCCGTCGCGTTTCAATATCATAAAGGCCAATGGAATTTTCTCCCTCATTTGCAACCAATAGTTTCGATCCATCTTTAGAAAACTCTATGGCTTCGGTTTCTTTTCCTCCGGAAAACTCATTGTCTATCTTTTCCTTTTGGATATCAATCTGGGCAATTTTTGCTCCTATAGGACTTGACTCCGAAAGCTCTGGCTCATAAGAAACAAAGAGAAATTTCCTTTCTGGATCCAATCGCAAAAATTCAGGATTTTGTCCC
Encoded proteins:
- a CDS encoding beta-propeller fold lactonase family protein; the encoded protein is MLICFSSVRAGVHPLAYVSCEGGIAIIDIEKNEKLKTISLPGSMLRGIGIDKEGKTLFVADKSTQSLLILDASNGQIKNTIRLGQNPEFLRLDPERKFLFVSYEPELSESSPIGAKIAQIDIQKEKIDNEFSGGKETEAIEFSKDGSKLLVANEGENSIGLYDIETRREIRRIDLQKIGTRPRGLKRAPQEEIYAVTFENSNTLALFDHNFSLLKATTTASGPYGVAFDPSGKRVLVLAFRDRKLQVFDSQNLKLLAEAPVGMRSWHFTFSPDGRKILVASGRSDAIHVFDANNYKELAKIEGIKMPWGIITYPLSYGSLDSP